Proteins from a single region of Murdochiella vaginalis:
- a CDS encoding DUF2815 family protein — MTKKNTYKNPMKVITGPDTRWSYANVWQPKSINGGTPKYSVSLIIPKTDTVTVNKIKAAIEAAYKEGEAKLKGNGRSVPALSVIKTPLRDGDTERPDDEAYQNSYFLNANSATKPGIVDADRNEIIDSSEVYSGVYGRASITFYAFNSNGNKGIACGLNNLQKIRDGEPLGGRMSAADDFATDDDDDFLS, encoded by the coding sequence ATGACTAAGAAAAATACGTACAAGAACCCGATGAAGGTCATCACTGGTCCGGATACGCGCTGGAGCTACGCAAATGTCTGGCAGCCGAAATCCATCAACGGCGGCACGCCAAAGTACAGTGTGAGCCTCATCATTCCAAAAACTGACACCGTCACCGTGAACAAAATCAAAGCGGCCATCGAGGCAGCCTACAAGGAAGGTGAGGCGAAGCTCAAGGGGAACGGCAGAAGTGTTCCGGCCCTCTCGGTCATCAAGACACCGCTTCGCGATGGCGATACGGAACGCCCGGACGACGAAGCTTACCAGAATAGCTACTTCCTGAACGCCAACTCGGCTACCAAACCGGGCATTGTAGATGCCGACCGAAACGAAATCATCGACAGCTCCGAGGTCTATTCCGGTGTATACGGACGCGCATCCATCACCTTCTATGCCTTCAATTCCAACGGCAACAAAGGCATCGCCTGTGGGCTGAACAACCTGCAGAAGATTCGTGACGGCGAGCCGCTGGGTGGACGCATGAGCGCAGCGGACGACTTCGCTACGGATGACGATGACGACTTTTTGAGCTAA
- a CDS encoding ABC-three component system protein: MYFHEIAGELKTYMDPTRRGGDFVIALVGEVLRDPMTEEEQQMDLQHEFNPLANRISINMLDQIFEGKKFISKARACLICSRYDGQEFADVIDNLYDANKEHLQTFLDNRGISVAIEELGSAVQDVLHQIFHGLAKGYHDVDIELTIHDPKPSIKNLAGNRIYCEDGKLYIDGDVIELPIKLSDAQIYDFEAGYISALCDAYAEALSRDSVTVDDIPFLPQKYRHNFYDQRKAYLSAKSIQRSISEVYDDGENQFDILKEDAYGGIKITYYDDYDNGYRRLLEVLKKISDVQLAKSRLMMIRNLIGNLERLGIVHILVNDQTIKSWVDPYEE; the protein is encoded by the coding sequence GTGTATTTTCATGAAATCGCTGGCGAGCTAAAAACATATATGGACCCGACCAGACGCGGAGGTGATTTTGTCATTGCTCTGGTTGGTGAAGTATTGCGCGACCCTATGACTGAGGAAGAACAGCAGATGGACCTACAGCATGAGTTCAATCCGCTTGCAAACCGGATATCGATCAATATGCTTGACCAGATTTTCGAAGGGAAAAAGTTTATTTCAAAGGCTCGTGCTTGCTTGATTTGTAGTAGATATGATGGTCAGGAGTTTGCTGACGTGATAGATAATCTTTACGATGCAAATAAGGAACACTTACAGACATTCCTTGATAACCGAGGAATTAGTGTTGCTATAGAAGAGCTTGGATCGGCAGTTCAGGACGTTTTACATCAGATTTTTCATGGACTCGCTAAGGGATACCATGATGTGGATATAGAACTTACAATCCATGATCCGAAGCCAAGCATAAAAAACCTCGCAGGAAATCGAATCTACTGCGAGGACGGTAAATTATATATTGATGGTGACGTCATAGAGCTTCCAATTAAGCTGAGTGACGCGCAGATTTACGACTTTGAAGCGGGATATATTTCAGCCCTGTGTGATGCATACGCAGAAGCGTTGTCCCGTGATTCCGTAACTGTTGATGACATTCCATTCTTGCCGCAGAAATACCGGCACAATTTTTATGATCAGCGCAAGGCCTATTTAAGCGCAAAGAGTATCCAACGCTCCATCAGCGAGGTCTATGACGATGGCGAGAATCAGTTCGACATCCTCAAGGAAGACGCATACGGTGGAATAAAGATCACCTACTACGACGATTACGACAATGGGTATCGCAGATTGCTGGAAGTCTTAAAGAAGATATCGGACGTCCAGCTGGCCAAGTCAAGGCTCATGATGATTAGAAACTTGATCGGAAATCTGGAAAGGCTGGGCATTGTTCATATCCTCGTGAACGACCAGACGATTAAGTCGTGGGTGGATCCTTATGAGGAGTAA
- a CDS encoding DNA polymerase, whose translation MKTLSIDIETYSSVNLAKAGLYKYAESPDFEILLFGYSADGAPVEVIDLASGEEIPSEVLSALTDDTVTKWAFNAAFERVCLSRYLAGLGISLDPFLDRHPLSRECARFLNPASWRCSMIWSATMGLPLSLEGVGAVLGLKEQKMKEGKDLIRYFCTPSRPSKTSQDYLRHLSSDAPEKWTIFKEYNRRDVEVELAIKERLRNFPPLAFLWEEYAIDQEINDRGVKIDWKLVEAAIRMDEESRTELLTEMKKLTELENPNSVAQMKDWLAENGMPTESLGKKQVAALIKTAPPKLQKALLLRSQLAKSSVRKYQAMQSSACADGRVRGMFQFYGANRTGRWAGRLVQMQNLPQNHLPDLSEARALVKSTDYGVVSMIYGNVPDTLSQLVRTAFIPKAGCKFIVSDFSAIEARVIAWYAHESWREVVFARNGDIYCASASQMFHVHVEKHGINGHLRQKGKIAELALGYGGSVGALKAMGALETGLSEEELKPLVTTWRESNPNIVQFWWDVDQAVMDAVQHRSVRKTHGLTFACKKGMLFITLPSGRNLSYVKPRIGMNDFGSPCVTYEGITSGKKWDRISSYGPKFVENIVQATARDILAFSMQTLRCCRIVMHIHDELVIEADPAMSLEAVAKQMSRTPPWAKGLVLNADGYECEFYQKD comes from the coding sequence ATGAAAACACTATCGATAGACATCGAGACCTATTCTTCGGTAAATCTCGCCAAGGCAGGTCTTTACAAATATGCGGAAAGCCCGGACTTCGAGATTCTGCTGTTCGGCTACAGTGCGGACGGCGCACCGGTCGAGGTCATCGATCTGGCTTCCGGAGAGGAAATCCCAAGCGAGGTGCTTTCTGCCCTGACTGACGATACCGTCACAAAGTGGGCATTCAATGCCGCCTTTGAGCGGGTATGCCTGTCGCGCTATCTGGCGGGACTTGGTATTTCGCTTGATCCCTTTCTTGATCGGCATCCGCTTTCAAGAGAATGTGCCAGATTCCTGAATCCCGCGTCTTGGCGCTGTTCTATGATCTGGTCTGCGACGATGGGCCTGCCGCTTTCGCTCGAAGGCGTGGGGGCCGTATTAGGTCTGAAAGAGCAGAAGATGAAAGAAGGCAAAGACCTCATCCGCTATTTCTGCACCCCATCCAGACCATCAAAAACATCACAAGATTATCTCAGGCATCTCTCATCCGATGCGCCAGAAAAATGGACCATCTTCAAAGAATATAACCGCCGTGACGTGGAAGTAGAACTCGCCATCAAAGAACGCCTGCGAAACTTCCCCCCGCTCGCTTTTCTCTGGGAGGAATACGCCATTGATCAAGAGATCAATGACCGAGGCGTGAAGATTGACTGGAAGCTGGTCGAAGCCGCAATCCGTATGGATGAGGAATCTCGTACAGAATTACTCACTGAGATGAAAAAACTCACTGAGCTCGAGAACCCCAACTCAGTGGCACAGATGAAGGACTGGCTTGCTGAGAACGGCATGCCGACAGAGTCGCTTGGCAAAAAGCAGGTGGCCGCGCTGATTAAGACAGCACCGCCGAAACTGCAGAAAGCCCTGCTCCTTCGAAGCCAGCTTGCCAAGTCCAGCGTCAGGAAGTATCAGGCGATGCAGTCTTCCGCCTGTGCGGATGGGCGGGTACGTGGGATGTTTCAGTTCTATGGCGCCAACCGCACTGGACGCTGGGCAGGACGGCTCGTACAGATGCAAAACCTCCCGCAAAACCACCTGCCCGATCTTTCCGAAGCTCGTGCACTCGTAAAGTCAACAGATTATGGAGTTGTATCCATGATTTATGGAAATGTGCCGGATACCTTATCTCAACTGGTGCGTACCGCCTTTATTCCAAAAGCGGGCTGCAAGTTCATCGTCTCGGACTTTTCCGCCATCGAGGCCCGAGTCATCGCATGGTATGCGCACGAAAGCTGGCGCGAGGTGGTCTTTGCAAGGAATGGGGATATCTACTGCGCCTCTGCTTCCCAGATGTTTCATGTTCATGTTGAGAAGCACGGCATCAATGGCCATCTGCGCCAGAAAGGCAAGATCGCAGAGCTCGCCCTCGGATACGGCGGATCGGTCGGTGCCTTAAAAGCCATGGGTGCACTCGAGACGGGCCTTTCCGAAGAAGAACTGAAGCCTCTCGTCACCACCTGGCGTGAGTCCAATCCGAATATTGTGCAATTCTGGTGGGACGTTGACCAAGCGGTCATGGATGCGGTGCAGCATCGCTCGGTGCGAAAGACGCATGGGCTTACCTTCGCCTGCAAGAAAGGCATGCTCTTTATCACGCTTCCCTCCGGCAGGAACCTTTCCTATGTAAAGCCTCGGATCGGTATGAATGATTTCGGCAGTCCCTGCGTGACCTATGAGGGCATCACCTCCGGAAAGAAATGGGATCGGATCAGCTCCTACGGTCCAAAGTTCGTGGAAAACATCGTACAGGCCACAGCTCGCGACATCTTGGCCTTTTCCATGCAGACGCTCCGCTGTTGCCGCATCGTGATGCATATCCACGATGAGCTGGTTATCGAGGCCGATCCTGCCATGTCGCTTGAAGCGGTCGCCAAACAGATGAGTCGCACTCCGCCGTGGGCAAAAGGACTTGTTCTCAATGCCGACGGCTACGAGTGTGAGTTTTATCAGAAGGATTGA
- a CDS encoding DUF2800 domain-containing protein: protein MPNKHALLSASSAYRWMACPPSAKLASSYKDESSTYAAVGTDAHSLCEYKLKTALGRKADDPTEDLTYFNEEMDASSDAYAGYALEQLEAAKKGTADPVVLIEQQVDFSRWVPQGFGTADCVIVADKVLTVIDFKYGQGVLVEAENNPQMMCYALGALSMMDALYDIEKVIMTIFQPRRDNISSFRLSVKTLYDWAEKELKPKAHLAFEGKGDYAAGDWCRFCKAKVDCRARAEANLALAKFDFEMPPTLSDADIEAILPMLDDLTSWAADLKDYALSRALSGKVWHGFKLVEGRSNRRYLNEEAVAQTVIDAGFDPYEKKLLGIIAMQKLLSKKRFEELLGSLIEKPQGKPSLVPESDKRPAMQTANQDFKEENDND from the coding sequence ATGCCGAATAAGCACGCCTTACTTTCCGCCTCCAGCGCCTATCGCTGGATGGCCTGTCCGCCTTCGGCAAAGCTGGCTTCTTCCTACAAGGACGAAAGCAGCACCTATGCCGCCGTGGGGACCGATGCTCATAGCCTCTGCGAGTATAAGCTGAAAACCGCGCTCGGCAGAAAGGCAGACGATCCAACAGAAGACCTGACCTACTTCAACGAGGAGATGGATGCATCATCGGATGCCTATGCAGGCTATGCGCTGGAGCAGCTGGAAGCAGCCAAGAAAGGCACGGCGGATCCGGTCGTCCTTATCGAGCAACAGGTGGATTTCTCCCGCTGGGTACCGCAGGGATTCGGCACAGCAGACTGCGTCATCGTCGCCGACAAGGTGCTTACCGTGATCGACTTCAAATACGGTCAAGGCGTGCTGGTCGAGGCGGAGAACAATCCGCAGATGATGTGTTACGCGTTGGGAGCTCTCTCCATGATGGACGCGCTCTACGACATCGAGAAGGTCATCATGACCATCTTCCAACCGAGACGAGACAACATCTCAAGCTTTCGGCTCTCCGTCAAGACGCTCTACGACTGGGCGGAGAAGGAGCTCAAGCCAAAGGCGCATCTTGCCTTCGAAGGCAAGGGCGACTATGCCGCCGGTGACTGGTGCCGCTTCTGTAAGGCAAAGGTGGACTGCCGAGCACGGGCTGAAGCGAATCTCGCACTGGCGAAGTTCGACTTTGAGATGCCACCGACGCTCTCGGATGCGGACATCGAAGCCATTCTGCCGATGTTAGACGACCTCACGAGCTGGGCCGCTGATCTCAAGGACTATGCCCTATCGCGAGCTCTTTCCGGCAAAGTCTGGCATGGCTTCAAGCTGGTGGAAGGACGATCCAACCGCCGCTACTTAAATGAGGAGGCCGTGGCACAGACAGTCATCGATGCAGGCTTCGATCCCTATGAGAAGAAGCTCCTTGGCATCATCGCAATGCAGAAACTGTTAAGCAAGAAGCGCTTCGAGGAACTCCTCGGTTCGCTCATCGAAAAGCCGCAGGGAAAGCCCTCGCTCGTACCGGAAAGCGACAAACGTCCAGCCATGCAAACGGCAAATCAAGACTTTAAGGAGGAGAACGACAATGACTAA
- a CDS encoding ABC-three component system middle component 2, with amino-acid sequence MRSKVFNTPFENMLRILLLADTINKPMNVDRFVALDFICIFGEKCRVLDKNLHGDNEFGFSEFATKRERIAEAVKIAVKNDFLTVKATDAGFTYGMNNRGKAIVSGVQSPYAHSYIVGAKIVNSRFARYTDDEILQYISDLSSEAEEG; translated from the coding sequence ATGAGGAGTAAAGTATTCAATACGCCATTTGAGAATATGCTGCGCATCCTGCTCCTTGCGGATACAATAAATAAGCCCATGAATGTGGACAGATTCGTAGCCTTGGACTTTATCTGCATCTTTGGAGAAAAGTGCCGAGTGCTTGATAAGAATCTCCACGGCGACAACGAATTCGGCTTTTCCGAATTTGCCACCAAACGAGAGCGCATCGCCGAGGCTGTAAAGATCGCTGTCAAGAATGATTTTCTGACAGTAAAAGCCACGGACGCGGGCTTCACTTATGGAATGAACAATCGGGGCAAGGCAATAGTTTCAGGTGTACAGTCCCCTTATGCGCATTCTTATATTGTGGGAGCGAAAATTGTAAACAGTCGCTTTGCCAGATATACAGACGATGAAATACTGCAATATATTAGCGACTTGTCATCTGAGGCGGAGGAGGGGTAA
- a CDS encoding bacterio-opsin activator, producing MQNNDNLSKKIYDKNTHIWFEVSDKQYRDYDRWRTALRKRRQYHGECSCPRPKFWLCDGNCPYCEFRIVKTVSLDMPLPDGEGTLSDYVSDHTPTPEEIITDYDLLDHLFVRLHEIDSEADRIIEIWMDHPDGISDRKVAKLLGRKQRTFADEMKKFRDEFKAERNK from the coding sequence ATGCAAAATAATGACAATCTGAGCAAAAAAATCTATGACAAAAACACCCATATTTGGTTTGAAGTTTCTGACAAACAATACCGAGATTATGACCGTTGGCGCACTGCACTTAGAAAACGCAGACAATATCACGGTGAATGCTCCTGTCCGCGCCCTAAATTTTGGCTGTGTGACGGAAATTGTCCTTATTGCGAATTTCGTATCGTAAAAACCGTATCTCTGGATATGCCTCTCCCTGATGGAGAAGGCACCCTGTCCGATTACGTCTCGGACCATACCCCAACGCCAGAAGAAATCATAACCGATTACGATCTTCTTGATCACCTTTTTGTCCGGCTACATGAAATTGACTCCGAAGCTGACCGAATTATTGAAATCTGGATGGATCATCCCGATGGAATTTCTGACCGCAAAGTAGCGAAATTGCTCGGCCGTAAGCAACGCACCTTTGCGGACGAGATGAAGAAATTCCGAGATGAGTTTAAAGCCGAAAGGAACAAATAA